Proteins found in one Mucilaginibacter gracilis genomic segment:
- a CDS encoding head maturation protease, ClpP-related has protein sequence MPQTAHIYIYGDIVSQQVPSLGQSGAVSLTSVKDAYNSNSTCNNIVVHIHSNGGSVFEGFAIHDFLVNTGKPITTIVEGLCCSIATVIFMAGTERKLTENSRFLIHNPWGNGEGDAAYFRQYANELQNEQSRLLTFYKQRTGASNQLLQSYMTAEKLMSPELAVELKFATGIIDTVKAMALYSNQLHNPYKYPSTNNAPQQHPATPQKQQHMDKTKKNRFSQLISGLKNLVKDFNNDANIQAAAKTLVGDDGDLYFDGDLAEGTAVFTDDALTIPAADGDYEFEDGTTITIADGLVTDVAQPTGGTATSADPEGRAVLASLRKKLAILKAEKLELENTLAQSETVMASASKALQMAKSSYRPEKRENKFNRSTKPAGNNLAEKMDARRAELKAKKGDHKTA, from the coding sequence ATGCCACAAACAGCTCACATATATATCTACGGCGATATTGTTAGCCAGCAGGTTCCCAGCCTGGGCCAGTCGGGCGCTGTGTCCTTAACCTCCGTAAAGGATGCGTACAACTCTAACAGCACCTGCAACAACATCGTGGTACACATCCACTCCAATGGTGGTTCCGTGTTCGAAGGTTTCGCCATTCACGATTTTCTGGTAAACACCGGCAAACCAATCACCACCATTGTAGAGGGATTATGCTGCTCAATCGCCACCGTCATCTTCATGGCCGGCACAGAGCGTAAACTCACCGAAAACTCACGCTTCCTTATCCACAACCCGTGGGGTAATGGCGAGGGCGACGCAGCATACTTCCGCCAGTACGCCAACGAACTACAAAACGAGCAAAGCCGCCTGCTTACCTTTTACAAGCAACGCACCGGCGCCAGCAACCAACTGCTGCAAAGCTACATGACGGCCGAAAAACTAATGAGCCCCGAGCTGGCCGTCGAACTCAAATTTGCAACCGGTATAATTGATACCGTAAAGGCAATGGCACTGTATAGCAATCAATTACACAATCCTTATAAATACCCGTCAACCAACAACGCGCCCCAACAGCACCCAGCAACCCCACAAAAACAACAACACATGGACAAAACAAAAAAGAACAGGTTTAGCCAGTTAATAAGCGGCCTAAAAAACCTGGTGAAAGATTTTAACAACGATGCCAACATACAGGCAGCCGCCAAAACCCTGGTGGGCGACGATGGCGACCTTTATTTTGATGGCGACCTGGCCGAAGGCACAGCCGTTTTTACCGACGACGCCCTAACCATACCCGCTGCCGATGGCGACTACGAATTTGAAGACGGCACAACCATTACCATAGCCGATGGCCTGGTAACCGATGTTGCCCAGCCAACCGGCGGCACCGCCACCAGTGCCGACCCTGAAGGCCGGGCCGTACTGGCAAGCCTGCGTAAAAAGCTGGCCATATTAAAGGCCGAAAAGCTGGAGCTCGAAAACACCCTGGCCCAAAGCGAAACCGTAATGGCAAGTGCATCAAAAGCATTGCAAATGGCAAAATCAAGCTACCGGCCCGAAAAACGCGAAAACAAATTTAACCGCAGCACCAAACCCGCAGGCAACAACTTAGCCGAAAAAATGGACGCCCGCCGCGCCGAACTAAAAGCCAAAAAAGGCGACCACAAAACGGCTTAA
- a CDS encoding coiled-coil domain-containing protein yields MDDTKKALLSIDIDTAALTQNADKAKEAVKALAEQLKELKTTGKESGEALDKIAEQIKKATEAADKSKDALKEFSTRLAEAAKSSEELKNNLSELTKKQTDSSKAQVADTNAAKEAEKAQKKLKAAISDTTKLLRESRKDYKNLDESEKAKHIKELIETYNNLNSTERENERIGGSLEKRITTLLTQQKGEQTEQDKLNERRKTGTKLIKAHKEILDTTEGSIVNTKVAILALTTEYLNLSEKQQKSARTGGVLKAKIDELQESLKKLESKSISDFSDRFVEAGKKILPFSEGIGKAAEQFKTLKEGFATGVEGLKNIGKSTAEYFHQVRALSHEQNDLNNNTKVSAKVFQYIKSGFEVATGGAKNFGKALVGTGIGAIIIAVGLLTDYLKNFKPIVDLIEQGMAGFNGAIAAGKHILDEFFGSIKSVGDLFSKLGNFIAHPIDSLMNLGKAMAEAGKKTFELKKAEQELNDDIQATAGKNIERETEIARLKSKLIGANIKDKEEYNKKIKALQKEETDENTKNTNKQIENTLSKVNAINGIHGKEEFSLKNLTAAKIEALKESKHLDDETVKSLYDALKQKNDIISKSFEEEGKIATEAQTKLAEQNKAADDKKAKAREAFKESQNRMILNNIKDANKREVAELEAGFKEQIKQFKKNSAAYLQLIKERDQKLKELAEKQAKDTQDKEAADDKALFDAQMQLKLAQAEGDFEKTQTLKSEQNKKDLEFDLKNSNLNEKQKQTLREQSALRDLEILKEGHEAKKAFLEKTLEEDKKLAEGETDPKKKLQAQIKVITDQYNLEVLLAKGNAAQLIEIEKKRTEATAALNKVETVQKKKSFQDEVSLIEAKTKQYSDHFTKLSGMFSKNTAAGKAAFVAQKAIAVAEIAINTEKQISAIYTSTREAVANDMDEGPIIGAIHAAIDIAIGAGEIAGTIANGIKQVSTINSTNPSGFAKGGLYLSDGQGSYLTGPGSGTSDSINAKLSNGESIINARSTQMFAPILSAINQAGGGRAFNTSTQGNGYALGGLFNGSNALNDGSTDLATTRSLNDMAKTMAASMPRQILVVEDVQASLQNKAMLHSMSNF; encoded by the coding sequence ATGGACGATACCAAAAAAGCCCTCCTCAGTATCGATATTGATACCGCGGCCCTCACCCAAAATGCCGACAAAGCCAAAGAAGCCGTAAAAGCCCTTGCCGAGCAACTCAAAGAACTCAAAACCACCGGCAAAGAAAGCGGCGAAGCACTGGATAAAATTGCCGAGCAAATAAAAAAAGCAACCGAAGCCGCCGATAAAAGCAAAGATGCCCTAAAAGAGTTTTCTACCCGACTTGCCGAAGCAGCTAAATCTTCCGAAGAATTAAAAAATAATCTGAGTGAACTTACCAAAAAACAAACCGACTCAAGTAAAGCCCAGGTTGCCGATACAAATGCTGCCAAAGAAGCCGAAAAAGCTCAAAAGAAACTTAAAGCAGCGATATCAGACACCACGAAATTATTGAGAGAGTCCAGGAAGGATTACAAAAATTTAGACGAAAGCGAAAAAGCTAAACACATTAAAGAATTAATTGAGACTTACAATAACCTAAATAGCACTGAACGCGAAAATGAACGAATTGGCGGTAGTCTCGAAAAGCGTATAACAACTTTGCTAACTCAACAAAAAGGCGAACAAACGGAGCAGGACAAACTAAATGAAAGAAGAAAAACAGGCACAAAATTAATTAAAGCGCATAAAGAAATACTTGACACCACAGAGGGAAGTATTGTTAATACCAAGGTAGCTATATTGGCTTTAACTACCGAATATTTAAATCTCAGCGAAAAACAACAGAAAAGCGCAAGAACTGGCGGCGTACTCAAAGCAAAAATAGATGAATTGCAAGAAAGCCTAAAAAAACTCGAAAGCAAATCTATCTCCGATTTCTCCGACAGGTTTGTGGAAGCCGGAAAAAAAATACTCCCATTTTCCGAAGGTATAGGTAAAGCTGCCGAGCAATTTAAAACGTTAAAAGAGGGTTTTGCTACCGGAGTAGAAGGCTTGAAAAATATCGGAAAATCAACTGCGGAATATTTTCACCAGGTACGTGCCCTATCACACGAACAAAATGATTTAAATAATAATACAAAGGTTTCTGCCAAAGTCTTCCAATACATAAAGTCCGGTTTCGAGGTTGCTACTGGTGGTGCTAAAAATTTCGGCAAGGCACTTGTAGGCACCGGCATAGGTGCTATAATTATTGCCGTTGGCTTGTTAACCGATTACCTCAAAAACTTCAAACCCATTGTCGATCTTATTGAGCAAGGCATGGCTGGTTTTAACGGTGCAATAGCCGCCGGTAAACATATTTTAGATGAGTTTTTTGGCAGCATCAAAAGCGTGGGCGATTTATTTAGCAAACTGGGCAACTTTATCGCTCACCCTATTGATAGTTTGATGAATTTAGGCAAAGCAATGGCCGAAGCAGGCAAAAAAACATTTGAACTAAAGAAAGCCGAGCAAGAGCTTAACGACGACATTCAAGCCACCGCAGGTAAAAATATTGAGCGTGAAACCGAAATCGCCCGGTTAAAATCCAAATTGATAGGTGCCAATATAAAAGACAAGGAAGAATACAATAAAAAGATAAAAGCCTTACAAAAAGAAGAAACAGACGAGAATACAAAAAACACCAACAAGCAGATAGAGAATACCCTCAGCAAGGTAAATGCTATCAACGGTATTCATGGCAAGGAAGAGTTTAGCCTTAAAAACCTTACCGCTGCGAAAATAGAAGCCCTGAAAGAATCAAAACATCTTGACGACGAAACAGTAAAAAGCTTATACGACGCCTTAAAACAAAAAAACGACATCATTTCAAAAAGTTTTGAAGAAGAAGGTAAAATAGCCACCGAGGCGCAAACTAAATTAGCCGAACAAAACAAAGCCGCCGACGACAAAAAAGCAAAGGCTCGCGAGGCGTTTAAGGAATCGCAAAACAGGATGATCCTTAATAACATAAAAGATGCTAATAAGCGAGAGGTAGCCGAACTTGAGGCCGGTTTTAAAGAACAAATTAAACAGTTCAAAAAAAATTCGGCAGCCTATTTACAATTAATAAAAGAGCGCGATCAAAAATTAAAAGAGCTCGCCGAAAAGCAAGCCAAAGACACCCAAGACAAAGAAGCAGCCGACGACAAAGCTTTGTTTGACGCCCAAATGCAATTAAAATTAGCACAGGCAGAAGGCGATTTTGAAAAAACCCAAACATTAAAAAGCGAACAAAACAAAAAAGACCTGGAGTTTGATCTTAAAAACAGTAATCTAAACGAAAAACAAAAACAAACATTAAGAGAACAATCTGCACTGCGCGACTTAGAAATTTTAAAAGAAGGCCACGAAGCAAAAAAAGCATTTTTAGAAAAAACCTTAGAAGAAGACAAAAAACTAGCCGAAGGTGAAACCGACCCCAAAAAGAAGCTACAGGCCCAAATAAAGGTAATTACCGACCAATATAACTTAGAGGTACTACTGGCTAAAGGCAACGCTGCGCAATTGATCGAGATCGAAAAAAAACGTACTGAAGCCACCGCCGCCCTCAATAAAGTTGAGACCGTTCAAAAAAAGAAAAGCTTTCAAGACGAGGTTTCGCTGATCGAAGCTAAAACCAAGCAATATTCAGATCACTTTACCAAGCTATCGGGCATGTTTAGCAAAAACACAGCCGCTGGTAAGGCAGCGTTTGTGGCTCAAAAAGCTATAGCCGTGGCCGAAATTGCTATTAATACCGAAAAACAAATATCCGCAATATATACCTCAACCCGCGAGGCTGTTGCCAACGATATGGACGAAGGCCCAATTATAGGAGCCATCCATGCAGCTATAGATATAGCCATTGGCGCAGGCGAAATTGCAGGCACAATAGCAAACGGTATAAAGCAGGTTAGCACCATCAACAGTACAAACCCATCCGGCTTTGCAAAAGGTGGTTTATACCTGTCCGACGGGCAGGGCAGCTATTTAACCGGGCCGGGCAGCGGCACCAGCGATAGCATAAACGCCAAACTCAGCAACGGCGAATCCATCATCAATGCCCGTTCAACCCAAATGTTTGCGCCCATTTTGTCGGCCATAAACCAGGCAGGCGGCGGCAGGGCGTTCAACACCAGCACCCAGGGCAACGGTTACGCCTTAGGCGGCCTGTTTAACGGCAGCAACGCCCTAAACGACGGCTCTACCGATTTAGCCACCACCCGCTCCCTAAACGATATGGCCAAAACAATGGCCGCCAGCATGCCCCGCCAAATATTAGTGGTTGAAGATGTACAAGCCAGCCTGCAAAACAAAGCCATGCTGCACAGCATGAGCAATTTTTAA
- a CDS encoding DUF6712 family protein: MEPLLITKQDFAAYRNLTVNMDDSKRLEPFILEAQRLDLCRMLGKRLYFDMIKYLTSYAAGIAAQTDMAPYQPTADELWFQKLLNGTTYNYTWPDQSTTTKIYAGLKPVLVYLSFARFVRSDNVRSTQSGFVKKTVDFSVQISDKEIQAVASRAEADANAFFTATEDFMADNVTYFRKYLATPGCLPGQFFDTEKRAGTRLTAVKGQNYINQPKRYLRR; this comes from the coding sequence ATGGAACCACTACTGATAACCAAACAAGATTTTGCTGCCTATCGCAATTTAACCGTCAATATGGACGATAGTAAGCGCCTGGAGCCTTTTATTTTAGAGGCCCAACGGCTTGATTTGTGCCGAATGCTGGGCAAGCGCCTGTATTTTGATATGATAAAATACCTAACAAGCTACGCCGCAGGCATTGCCGCCCAAACAGATATGGCGCCCTACCAACCCACTGCCGATGAGCTTTGGTTTCAAAAATTATTGAATGGCACCACCTACAACTACACCTGGCCCGACCAAAGCACCACCACAAAAATTTATGCCGGCCTTAAACCTGTGTTGGTTTACCTAAGCTTTGCCCGCTTTGTACGCAGCGATAATGTACGCTCCACACAATCGGGTTTTGTTAAAAAAACGGTCGATTTTTCGGTGCAGATATCTGATAAAGAGATACAGGCCGTAGCATCACGCGCGGAGGCAGACGCCAACGCCTTTTTTACTGCCACCGAAGATTTTATGGCCGATAATGTAACTTATTTCCGCAAATACCTGGCCACGCCGGGTTGCCTTCCCGGTCAGTTTTTTGATACCGAAAAGCGTGCCGGCACCAGGTTAACAGCAGTAAAGGGCCAAAATTACATTAACCAACCTAAACGCTATTTACGCCGATAA